Proteins from a single region of Harmonia axyridis chromosome 4, icHarAxyr1.1, whole genome shotgun sequence:
- the LOC123679127 gene encoding uncharacterized protein LOC123679127 gives MSSLHREIYSDLKDFIQTIENPQALEELKKKYESDIKSNRTYDRIKSFSDLVRVLEKRNVLNENNIDKLRNIGEFLNYPHLHKRSVTVPISGITPITHSSNRYSRSSRIECDERVKNKVYETIASKLGRNWQQFGRYLRVPESQIDDLAYQPIKDSVYHILNFHEENCDPRTWKTELLGALAECRRKDLQEDVQFFFDRYLAR, from the exons ATGTCTTCTCTGCACAGAGAAATATATTCAGACTTGAAGGATTTTATTCAAACAATAGAAAATCCACAAGCCctagaagaattgaaaaaaaaatatgaaagtgATATAAAGTCTAATAGAACATACGATCGAATTAAATCATTTTCTGATCTTGTAAGGGTTCTAGAAAAGAGAAACGTTCTTAATGAAAACAACATAGATAAATTGAGAAATATtggagaatttttgaattatccaCATCTTCACAAAAGAAGTGTAACAGTTCCTATTTCTGGTATTACCCCAATTACTCATAGTAGTAATAGGTACTCAAGATCTTCAAGAATTGAAT GTGATGAAAGAGTGAAAAACAAAGTTTATGAAACCATTGCATCCAAATTAGGAAGGAACTGGCAACAGTTTGGACGATACCTTCGAGTACCTGAAAGCCAAATTGATGACTTAGCGTACCAACCAATCAAAGATAGTGTATaccatattctgaattttcacgaagaaaaTTGTGATCCAAGAACTTGGAAAACAGAATTACTGGGCGCGTTAGCTGAATGTCGAAGGAAAGATCTTCAGGAagacgtccaatttttttttgataggtATCTAGCTAGGTAg